The proteins below are encoded in one region of Spirochaetota bacterium:
- a CDS encoding ABC transporter ATP-binding protein/permease: MSEKDKFQTTSTPTLRIGMRGPGFRGPGAHLGVPPEKPKNFNKTLNRLLFELRPFYISLLIVLLFTIFSTILAILAPKIMGKALTILFEGIIARYFSPNYRIDYQKIYKILFNLSLMYIVTILFNYVQQYIMAGVSQKLVKNLRSKMMNKLNKLPLKYYDSKTHGDILSRFINDIDTISSTLQQGLVQVFSSIISIIGVIIMMLTINPLLTLITILTLPLSIFSTSFIAKQSQKQFREQQKILGEINGHIEESFSGHIIIKSYNREKDSIDKFSSINEKLYNVGWKAQFFSGIIMPIMNFISNIGYVIIAVVGGIFVTKKIITIGDIQAFIQYSNQFTQPIIAISNIINLIQSTIAASERIFELLDEDEIEKENENSIELIEIKGKVKFNSVYFSYLPEKRLIEDFSLNINEGEMIAIVGPTGAGKTTLVNLIMRFYEINNGQILIDDINIKTIKRKNLRSFIGMVLQDTWLFNSTIKENIAYGKDGAKDEEIIEASKKAYAHHFISLLPDGYNTVINEESTNISVGEKQLITIARAFLKNPDILILDEATSNVDTLTEIHVQKAMKELMKGRTCFVIAHRLSTIKNADKIIVMNEGKIIETGTHEELLNKKGFYYQLYQSQFLGMQI; encoded by the coding sequence ATGTCAGAAAAAGATAAATTTCAAACTACAAGCACACCTACATTAAGAATAGGTATGCGAGGGCCTGGTTTTAGAGGCCCGGGAGCACATCTTGGAGTTCCCCCTGAAAAACCGAAAAATTTTAACAAAACACTTAATAGACTACTTTTTGAACTTAGACCATTTTATATTTCCTTATTAATTGTTCTTTTATTTACAATATTTTCCACAATCTTAGCCATTCTTGCCCCTAAAATAATGGGAAAAGCATTAACTATTCTTTTTGAAGGTATAATAGCAAGATATTTTTCTCCTAATTATAGAATAGATTACCAAAAAATTTATAAAATACTTTTCAATCTTTCTTTAATGTATATTGTTACAATTTTATTTAATTATGTTCAACAATATATTATGGCTGGAGTTTCTCAGAAACTCGTTAAAAATCTAAGATCAAAGATGATGAATAAACTTAATAAATTACCTTTAAAATATTACGATTCAAAAACTCATGGAGATATACTTAGTAGATTTATTAATGATATTGATACTATAAGCTCTACTTTACAACAAGGACTTGTTCAGGTTTTCTCTTCTATTATATCTATAATAGGAGTTATCATAATGATGCTCACAATCAACCCCCTTCTTACATTAATTACTATTTTAACTTTACCTCTAAGCATTTTCTCAACTTCTTTTATTGCAAAACAATCTCAAAAACAATTTAGAGAACAACAAAAAATATTAGGGGAAATAAATGGTCATATAGAGGAATCATTCTCTGGTCATATTATAATAAAAAGTTATAATAGAGAAAAAGATTCAATAGATAAATTTTCAAGTATTAATGAAAAATTATATAATGTTGGATGGAAAGCACAGTTTTTTTCAGGAATTATTATGCCGATTATGAATTTTATTTCTAATATCGGATATGTAATCATTGCTGTTGTTGGTGGTATATTTGTAACAAAAAAAATAATTACTATTGGTGATATCCAAGCTTTTATTCAATATTCAAACCAATTTACACAACCAATAATTGCAATTTCAAATATAATTAATTTAATTCAATCAACTATTGCAGCATCAGAAAGAATTTTTGAATTACTTGATGAAGATGAAATAGAAAAAGAAAATGAAAATAGTATTGAATTAATAGAAATTAAAGGTAAAGTTAAATTTAATTCTGTTTACTTTTCATATTTACCTGAAAAAAGATTAATAGAAGATTTTTCTTTAAATATTAATGAAGGGGAAATGATAGCTATTGTAGGACCAACTGGTGCAGGGAAAACTACTCTAGTTAACCTTATTATGAGATTTTATGAAATAAACAATGGCCAAATATTAATAGATGATATTAATATAAAAACAATTAAAAGAAAAAATTTAAGATCATTTATAGGAATGGTTCTTCAAGATACATGGTTATTTAATAGTACAATAAAAGAGAATATAGCTTATGGTAAAGATGGAGCTAAAGATGAAGAGATTATAGAGGCTTCTAAAAAAGCTTATGCCCACCATTTCATTTCTTTGCTACCTGATGGTTACAATACAGTAATTAATGAAGAATCAACTAATATTTCAGTAGGAGAAAAACAATTAATCACAATTGCAAGAGCCTTTTTAAAAAATCCTGATATATTAATATTAGATGAGGCTACTAGCAATGTTGATACATTAACTGAAATTCATGTTCAAAAGGCAATGAAAGAACTCATGAAAGGAAGAACTTGTTTTGTAATAGCTCATAGACTCTCTACAATTAAAAATGCTGATAAAATAATTGTAATGAATGAAGGAAAAATAATAGAAACAGGTACCCATGAAGAATTATTAAATAAAAAAGGATTTTATTATCAACTTTACCAAAGTCAATTTTTAGGAATGCAAATATAA